One Serpentinicella alkaliphila DNA segment encodes these proteins:
- a CDS encoding GerW family sporulation protein — protein MDINNTMEQNVRTLFSNIESFTNEDGTLGKPLSVEDKTIIPVISVSIGYGGGNSSGKLTQGMTSTSQGSANTGMDAIGLGAKITTDAVLVIEQGNVSVISINSPTSGAVSQLVNKLPQMMGIGQNSQQQGQSQGQEQQGQLQSQQQNK, from the coding sequence ATGGATATAAATAATACAATGGAACAAAATGTTAGAACTCTATTTTCAAATATTGAAAGCTTTACTAACGAGGATGGTACCCTTGGCAAACCGCTATCAGTTGAAGATAAGACTATAATTCCTGTTATTTCAGTTTCTATAGGATATGGAGGTGGAAACTCTTCAGGCAAGCTCACTCAAGGAATGACATCTACATCCCAAGGCTCTGCAAATACCGGAATGGACGCTATAGGATTAGGTGCAAAAATAACAACTGATGCTGTATTGGTTATAGAACAAGGTAATGTATCAGTCATATCTATAAACTCTCCAACTAGTGGAGCAGTAAGCCAACTCGTTAATAAGTTACCTCAAATGATGGGCATTGGGCAAAATTCTCAACAACAAGGGCAAAGTCAAGGACAAGAACAGCAAGGTCAACTACAAAGTCAACAGCAAAATAAATAA
- a CDS encoding PrsW family intramembrane metalloprotease: MFTRLFIVAITPTIAIGTAIYLTDRYDREPPALLFKVFALGALSVIPVAIVERFLIGINILPGILGVAYMAFIVAGFTEEYFKRAVVLFGAYNSEHFNEKLDGIVYCVFSALGFATIENIMYVVFRFSGNYYVGIMRGILSVPAHVLFGVTMGYYLSLAKFTKDESLKKRYFRRSLLVPMIFHGIFNFILMARVPLLMLFFIPFVIYLWRVNLIRLNKYTRYSKEDNEIIEEKDKDE, translated from the coding sequence ATGTTTACGAGACTTTTTATAGTTGCAATAACACCCACTATAGCAATTGGTACAGCTATATATTTAACTGATAGGTATGATAGAGAACCACCTGCATTACTATTTAAAGTATTCGCCTTAGGTGCATTGTCAGTAATTCCAGTTGCAATAGTAGAAAGATTTTTAATAGGTATTAATATACTACCGGGCATTTTAGGAGTAGCATATATGGCTTTTATTGTAGCAGGTTTTACTGAAGAATACTTTAAAAGAGCTGTAGTATTATTCGGAGCATATAATAGCGAGCATTTTAATGAAAAACTAGATGGTATAGTTTACTGTGTATTTTCAGCCTTAGGTTTTGCTACGATAGAAAATATTATGTATGTAGTATTTAGATTCTCGGGAAATTATTATGTGGGGATTATGAGAGGAATCTTATCTGTACCAGCCCATGTATTATTTGGAGTAACAATGGGGTACTATTTGTCATTAGCAAAATTTACCAAAGATGAGAGCTTAAAGAAAAGATATTTTAGACGTTCACTTTTAGTTCCAATGATATTTCATGGAATATTTAATTTCATACTAATGGCTAGGGTACCTTTATTAATGTTATTTTTCATACCATTTGTTATTTATCTATGGAGAGTTAATCTTATTAGATTAAATAAATACACTAGATATAGTAAAGAAGATAATGAAATTATAGAAGAAAAAGATAAGGACGAATAA
- a CDS encoding monothiol bacilliredoxin BrxC family protein: protein MATKVKKIGTVESLEKIIRGSKKKPVFIFKHEETIPESQEAYTEYLSFIEDNEEDILFTFVNVREDSEVSDAIEEMLDISDSVPQLILLIDGEVAWDDKGSNIVFDNILEVVNEFVMV from the coding sequence GTGGCTACAAAAGTAAAAAAGATTGGTACAGTCGAAAGTTTAGAGAAAATAATACGTGGGTCAAAAAAGAAACCTGTATTCATTTTTAAACATGAAGAGACCATACCAGAGAGTCAGGAGGCATATACTGAGTATTTAAGCTTTATAGAAGACAATGAAGAGGATATATTATTTACCTTTGTAAATGTTCGTGAAGATTCGGAAGTTTCAGATGCCATTGAAGAAATGTTAGATATTAGTGATTCAGTACCTCAGTTAATTTTATTAATTGATGGAGAAGTTGCATGGGACGATAAAGGTTCTAATATAGTTTTTGATAACATTCTAGAGGTTGTAAATGAATTTGTTATGGTCTAA
- the lepB gene encoding signal peptidase I has product MKKEIIEWIKVIAISCIIAFIITIFVKPTIVKQYSMSPTLNNNDFLLINRLLYTRGTPERGDIIVFRSNIKTDSGRDKLLIKRVIALPGEKITIHDGLVYINDNLLEEEYLQDVFTSGQIDLVVPKNKLFAMGDNRGNSLDSRDSALGLVDNEQIIGKAFLRLYPFNKLGYLY; this is encoded by the coding sequence ATGAAGAAAGAAATTATTGAGTGGATTAAGGTTATTGCCATATCTTGTATTATAGCATTTATTATTACAATATTTGTTAAGCCAACAATTGTAAAACAATATTCAATGAGTCCTACTTTAAATAATAATGATTTTTTACTAATTAATAGATTGCTATATACTAGAGGAACACCTGAAAGAGGAGATATAATAGTTTTTAGATCTAATATAAAGACTGATTCTGGAAGAGATAAATTACTTATAAAAAGAGTTATAGCACTACCTGGAGAAAAAATTACTATACATGATGGTTTAGTGTATATAAATGATAATCTACTAGAAGAAGAGTATTTACAAGATGTTTTTACTTCAGGACAAATTGATTTAGTTGTACCAAAAAATAAATTATTTGCTATGGGAGATAATCGCGGAAATAGTTTAGATAGTAGAGACTCCGCTTTAGGCTTAGTGGATAATGAACAAATAATAGGTAAAGCATTTTTAAGACTATATCCATTTAATAAACTTGGCTATTTATATTGA
- a CDS encoding CBS domain-containing protein — MKVKDIMTKHVFAVDSRSSLNEVAKQMRDLNVGSIPVCDNRNNPVGIVTDRDIVVRGIVENLDSSSSVDKVMSKELIWISPDAHAHEAARLMAENQVRRLPVVENGQIVGMIAIGDLAVRNIYVDDAGKALSDISTPSRPMK; from the coding sequence ATGAAAGTAAAAGATATTATGACGAAGCATGTGTTCGCTGTAGATTCACGAAGCTCCTTAAATGAAGTTGCAAAGCAAATGAGAGATTTAAATGTTGGGTCAATTCCGGTTTGTGATAATAGAAATAATCCAGTGGGTATAGTTACAGATAGAGATATTGTTGTAAGAGGTATTGTTGAAAATTTAGACTCTTCCTCAAGTGTTGACAAGGTAATGTCTAAAGAGCTTATTTGGATAAGTCCTGATGCCCATGCCCACGAAGCTGCAAGACTAATGGCTGAAAATCAAGTAAGAAGACTGCCTGTAGTAGAAAATGGACAAATTGTGGGTATGATTGCAATTGGTGACTTAGCTGTAAGAAATATATATGTAGATGATGCAGGAAAGGCTTTAAGTGACATATCGACTCCAAGTAGACCTATGAAATAA
- a CDS encoding nucleoside kinase yields the protein MTKGIITITINNSKSLQYEKGVALEEIAKNLQEEFNDLIVAALVDGELKELNYILDSDCDVKFIDLSTTIGSRIYQRSLTFIFVRASMELLSGCKVTVEHSISKGLYCEIHYKRAIDKDDVERIEGRMREIISEDAPFIKSRIPVNEARDIFREYCHVGKVNLLKYREKPYINIYQCGWLKNYFYGYMVPSTGYIKDFKVQYYSPGIVLQFPRIEDGGTIPEFEEHPKLFKVFRESEKWGEILEIDYVASLNDIIVSRKETEFIRIAEALHEKKIAEIADTITKDIHEKRVILIAGPTSSGKTTFANRLMIQLKVNGIKPVAISLDDYFVNREDTPLDEFGEYDFESLYAIDIKLFNEHLQKLLKGEEVEIPTFNFHKGAREFAGHRVKISEDQPIILEGIHALNDELTRSISKANKFKIYISALTQLNIDEHNRIPTTDTRLIRRIVRDSKFRSNDALRTLSLWPSVRRGEEKNIFPFQEEADAMFNSALFYELSVLKKYAEPLLRQVETESPYYVEAKRLLKFLNYFVALENEEEIPRNSIMREFIGK from the coding sequence ATGACTAAGGGTATAATTACAATTACTATAAATAATTCTAAATCATTACAATATGAAAAAGGAGTAGCTTTAGAGGAAATAGCTAAAAATCTGCAGGAAGAGTTTAATGATTTGATTGTTGCAGCTTTAGTAGATGGAGAATTAAAAGAACTTAATTACATATTAGATTCAGATTGCGATGTGAAATTCATAGACTTATCTACTACTATAGGTTCTCGTATATATCAAAGAAGTTTAACCTTCATTTTCGTAAGGGCAAGTATGGAGTTATTATCCGGTTGCAAAGTTACAGTAGAACATTCAATTAGTAAAGGCCTTTATTGCGAAATACATTACAAGAGGGCTATAGATAAAGATGATGTTGAAAGAATAGAAGGAAGAATGCGAGAAATAATTTCAGAAGATGCACCATTTATAAAAAGTAGAATTCCAGTGAATGAAGCTAGGGATATTTTTAGAGAATACTGCCATGTTGGTAAGGTAAATTTATTGAAGTACAGGGAAAAGCCATATATAAATATTTATCAATGTGGATGGCTTAAAAATTACTTTTACGGATACATGGTGCCTTCAACAGGATATATTAAAGACTTTAAAGTACAATATTATTCTCCTGGTATAGTATTACAATTTCCTAGAATTGAAGATGGAGGAACAATACCTGAATTTGAGGAACATCCTAAACTGTTTAAAGTGTTTAGGGAGTCAGAAAAATGGGGTGAAATACTTGAAATAGATTATGTTGCTTCTTTAAATGACATAATTGTTTCCAGAAAAGAAACGGAATTTATAAGAATTGCAGAGGCACTTCACGAGAAAAAAATAGCTGAAATAGCTGATACAATAACTAAAGATATACATGAAAAGCGAGTAATACTAATAGCAGGCCCTACATCATCAGGTAAAACAACCTTTGCTAATAGATTAATGATTCAATTAAAGGTAAATGGGATTAAACCTGTAGCCATTTCTTTAGATGATTATTTTGTAAATAGAGAAGATACTCCATTAGATGAGTTTGGAGAATATGATTTCGAATCCTTGTATGCAATAGATATAAAATTATTTAATGAACATCTTCAGAAACTATTAAAAGGTGAAGAGGTAGAAATACCGACTTTCAATTTCCATAAGGGAGCTAGAGAATTTGCAGGACACAGGGTAAAAATCTCTGAAGACCAGCCTATAATCCTTGAGGGTATTCATGCTTTAAACGATGAATTAACAAGATCTATATCAAAAGCTAATAAATTTAAAATATATATAAGTGCATTGACACAGTTAAATATTGATGAGCATAATCGAATTCCAACAACTGATACTAGACTCATCAGACGTATAGTAAGAGATAGTAAATTTAGATCTAATGATGCACTAAGAACACTGTCCCTATGGCCGTCCGTAAGAAGGGGAGAAGAAAAAAATATTTTTCCTTTTCAAGAAGAGGCTGATGCAATGTTTAACTCTGCGCTGTTTTATGAATTAAGTGTATTAAAGAAATACGCTGAGCCATTATTAAGACAGGTTGAAACAGAAAGTCCATACTATGTGGAGGCAAAAAGGCTATTAAAGTTTTTAAATTATTTTGTAGCATTAGAAAATGAAGAGGAAATACCGAGAAATTCAATTATGAGAGAGTTTATTGGAAAATAG
- a CDS encoding DUF456 domain-containing protein, producing MGLSIILIVLGLVGIFVLALPSVILVLAGIFIYSYITNFTVISIQLIIIFSILTIITMFFDYLTTIVIAKKYNISNKNIAGMLLSGLIGFLVLNVVGLVIGQAIGIVVFELLSGEDWIKSIKKGGLSFLGFVLTVIIKVFVVCLMVGIFAYKVIF from the coding sequence ATGGGTTTATCAATTATATTAATAGTATTAGGACTTGTTGGAATTTTTGTGCTAGCTTTACCAAGTGTTATATTGGTATTAGCAGGAATTTTTATATATTCGTATATAACAAATTTCACCGTAATTTCTATACAACTTATAATTATATTTAGTATTTTAACTATTATAACTATGTTCTTTGATTATTTAACAACTATAGTAATCGCAAAAAAATATAATATTTCCAATAAAAATATTGCTGGAATGCTTTTATCAGGACTAATTGGTTTTTTAGTTTTGAATGTTGTTGGTTTAGTTATTGGTCAGGCTATAGGGATTGTGGTTTTTGAATTATTATCTGGGGAGGACTGGATAAAGTCTATAAAAAAGGGTGGTTTATCCTTCCTAGGTTTTGTCTTAACTGTTATTATTAAGGTGTTCGTTGTATGTTTGATGGTAGGAATTTTTGCTTACAAAGTTATTTTTTAA
- a CDS encoding Lon protease family protein, whose protein sequence is MEKYNSLSHEHLRRYSKLNKFSFKSTDELPQLNSILGQKSGEEAMQFGLKIDHSSYNIYLSGEKGTGKTNYTKQIIKEISKEKAVPDDWCYVYCFDTPRNAIALNLPAGKGRLFQKDMDNLLEDLIVNVPEAFNSDDYERQKNEVVKQYQEQKNTLLQYLTEFSKERRYSLKSTSSGFVFTPIKEKEGEEGYIQEDLEKDLEEIHEEALNVMLKIKNLEIQAKNQLLKQENDCALFVVKPLIDELILKYKEHKKVIEYLKNAEKDIVENIYYFIPDEGEEGATDSKKLLSDPFLKRYRVNLFIDNSKTNGAPVVFEYNPSLIRLTGAMEYENVNGVTKTDFLMVKPGSIQLANGGYLIVEAKQLLTNPYAWESLKRILQTKEIAVESLGSQLGISEAAALKLEAIPIKLKIIMIGSEMIYHLLYNYDEDFQKYFKILVSFDYEMDRDDESELKIARFIKSYTNEENMLPFDAPAVGRIVEHSSRLTGNQNKLSLKFNKIIEVIIESNEWAKIHNRNIVTAIDVDKAIAKKLDRVNKYQNKVQEMFDNEKVLIDIKGNKIGVVNGLSVLSIGEFSFGKPSVITVTTSMGKEGIINIEREVNLSGDIYDKGVMILSGFIQEKFAQRKNISFTASICFEQSYGGVDGDSASSAELYALLSSLGKIPLKQYIAVTGSVNQKGYIQPVGGITEKVEGFYDLCKKRGFTGKQGVIIPYQNIDNLMLKDEVVEAVKEGQFHVYTVKHVNEGIELMTGLDHKKVYELVENNLNLYLNK, encoded by the coding sequence ATGGAAAAGTATAATTCACTTTCACATGAACATTTACGAAGGTACAGTAAACTAAATAAATTTTCATTTAAATCTACAGATGAGCTTCCTCAGTTAAATAGTATTTTAGGCCAGAAGTCAGGTGAAGAGGCTATGCAATTTGGCCTTAAAATCGATCACTCTAGTTACAATATTTATTTAAGCGGTGAAAAGGGGACTGGTAAGACTAATTACACAAAACAAATTATTAAAGAGATTAGTAAGGAAAAAGCAGTACCTGATGATTGGTGCTATGTTTATTGCTTTGATACTCCTCGAAATGCTATAGCACTAAATTTGCCAGCTGGCAAAGGTAGACTTTTTCAAAAAGATATGGATAATCTTCTCGAGGATCTTATAGTTAACGTCCCGGAAGCTTTTAATAGTGACGACTATGAAAGACAAAAAAATGAAGTAGTTAAACAATATCAGGAACAAAAAAATACTTTACTACAGTACTTAACAGAGTTTTCGAAAGAAAGACGATATTCCTTAAAAAGTACTAGTTCTGGGTTTGTTTTTACACCAATAAAAGAAAAAGAAGGGGAAGAGGGTTATATACAGGAGGATCTTGAAAAAGATCTTGAAGAAATTCATGAAGAAGCATTAAATGTTATGTTAAAAATAAAAAACTTAGAAATACAAGCTAAAAACCAGCTTTTAAAACAAGAAAATGATTGCGCGCTTTTTGTTGTAAAGCCATTAATAGATGAATTAATCTTAAAATATAAAGAGCATAAAAAGGTTATTGAGTATCTTAAAAATGCTGAAAAAGATATAGTAGAAAATATATATTACTTTATACCAGATGAAGGTGAAGAAGGGGCTACAGATTCCAAAAAGCTTTTAAGTGATCCTTTCTTAAAAAGGTATAGAGTAAATCTATTTATAGATAATAGTAAAACAAATGGAGCACCAGTTGTATTTGAGTATAATCCAAGTCTAATTAGATTAACCGGGGCTATGGAGTATGAAAATGTCAATGGTGTTACGAAAACTGACTTTTTAATGGTAAAACCAGGATCAATTCAGTTGGCCAATGGCGGATATTTAATAGTAGAAGCAAAGCAGTTATTAACAAACCCCTATGCATGGGAGTCCTTAAAGAGAATTCTGCAGACAAAAGAAATAGCCGTAGAAAGCTTAGGAAGTCAATTAGGCATATCAGAGGCAGCAGCCTTAAAATTAGAGGCAATACCAATAAAGTTAAAGATAATTATGATAGGTAGTGAGATGATTTATCACTTGTTATATAACTATGATGAAGATTTTCAAAAGTATTTCAAAATTTTAGTTAGTTTTGATTATGAAATGGACAGAGATGATGAAAGTGAGCTAAAAATTGCTCGGTTTATTAAAAGTTATACTAATGAAGAAAATATGCTTCCTTTTGATGCCCCTGCTGTCGGTAGGATAGTTGAACATAGTTCCCGGTTAACTGGTAATCAAAATAAATTATCTCTAAAATTTAATAAAATTATTGAAGTTATTATTGAGTCTAACGAATGGGCTAAAATCCATAATAGAAATATTGTAACAGCCATAGATGTGGATAAAGCCATTGCTAAGAAATTAGATAGAGTTAATAAATATCAAAATAAAGTTCAAGAAATGTTTGATAATGAAAAGGTATTGATTGACATAAAGGGCAATAAAATTGGAGTAGTAAATGGGCTTTCAGTTTTAAGTATAGGTGAATTTAGTTTTGGAAAGCCAAGTGTAATTACAGTGACAACGAGTATGGGTAAGGAAGGTATTATTAATATAGAAAGAGAAGTTAATTTAAGTGGAGATATTTATGATAAGGGAGTAATGATTCTTTCGGGGTTTATTCAAGAGAAATTTGCTCAACGTAAAAATATTAGTTTTACTGCCAGCATTTGTTTTGAACAATCTTATGGTGGAGTCGACGGTGACAGTGCTTCTAGTGCAGAGCTTTATGCATTACTTTCAAGTCTAGGTAAAATACCATTGAAACAATATATTGCAGTGACTGGTTCAGTAAATCAAAAAGGGTATATCCAGCCTGTTGGGGGTATAACCGAAAAAGTAGAAGGATTCTATGATTTATGTAAAAAAAGAGGATTTACGGGTAAACAAGGCGTAATTATACCGTATCAAAACATAGATAATCTTATGTTAAAGGATGAAGTTGTAGAGGCGGTAAAAGAAGGTCAATTCCATGTATATACAGTAAAGCATGTTAATGAAGGAATCGAACTAATGACAGGATTGGATCATAAGAAAGTGTATGAGCTAGTAGAAAACAACCTAAATTTATATTTAAATAAATAA
- a CDS encoding glycine C-acetyltransferase, with translation MSIHELSYLKEKIEDLKKDGVYRTLPILEGPNEAEIILNGKKVINLSSNNYLGFANHPRLKEASIKAIEKYGVGVGAVRTIIGNMDIHEEMERVLAEFKKEEAVMVFQSGFNCNAGTIQSVTDEEDLIISDELNHASIIDGARLSRAKKTVFKHADVNHLETVLKENRDKYRNILIITDGVFSMDGDLAPLPDIVEVAEIYNAMTYVDDAHGSGVLGTNGRGTIDHYDLHGRVDFTIGTLSKAIGAIGGYVAGSNTMRDWLSHRGRPLLFSTYLPPAVAGAVIEAVKILMSTSEYTDRLWNNANYFKAKMKELGYNIGNSQTPITPVIIGGEDKTMKFSRRLLEEGLFVSGIVFPTVPLGTGRVRCMVTANHTKEQLDRALEIFEKVGKEMSVI, from the coding sequence ATGAGTATTCATGAATTAAGCTACTTAAAAGAAAAAATTGAGGATTTAAAAAAAGATGGTGTCTATCGAACACTACCAATATTAGAAGGACCAAATGAAGCAGAAATCATTTTAAATGGAAAAAAAGTTATAAATCTATCTTCTAATAATTATTTAGGTTTTGCTAATCATCCAAGATTAAAGGAGGCCTCTATAAAGGCAATAGAGAAGTATGGTGTGGGTGTTGGTGCTGTTAGAACTATAATTGGAAATATGGATATTCATGAGGAAATGGAAAGGGTACTAGCAGAATTTAAGAAAGAAGAAGCAGTTATGGTTTTTCAATCAGGTTTTAACTGTAATGCGGGAACAATACAAAGTGTAACTGATGAAGAGGATTTAATAATATCAGATGAACTAAATCATGCTAGTATAATTGACGGTGCAAGATTGAGTAGAGCTAAAAAAACAGTTTTTAAGCATGCAGACGTAAATCATTTAGAAACAGTTTTAAAAGAGAATAGAGATAAGTATAGAAATATATTAATAATAACAGATGGGGTATTTAGTATGGATGGAGACCTAGCTCCACTTCCAGATATCGTTGAAGTAGCTGAAATATATAATGCTATGACATATGTTGATGATGCCCATGGCTCAGGAGTACTTGGTACAAATGGAAGAGGTACTATTGATCATTATGATTTGCATGGGAGAGTAGATTTTACTATTGGAACATTATCAAAGGCTATTGGGGCCATAGGTGGATATGTTGCAGGAAGTAATACTATGAGAGATTGGCTGAGTCATAGGGGTAGACCATTACTATTTAGTACTTACTTACCGCCGGCTGTTGCTGGAGCAGTAATAGAAGCTGTTAAGATTTTAATGTCTACATCAGAGTATACAGATAGACTGTGGAATAATGCGAACTACTTTAAAGCAAAAATGAAAGAATTAGGATATAATATTGGAAATAGTCAAACCCCAATTACACCTGTAATTATTGGTGGAGAAGATAAAACAATGAAATTTAGTAGAAGATTATTAGAGGAAGGACTTTTTGTTTCAGGTATAGTATTCCCAACAGTACCTCTAGGTACTGGAAGGGTAAGATGTATGGTTACAGCAAATCATACTAAGGAACAATTAGACCGTGCCCTAGAAATATTTGAAAAAGTAGGAAAAGAGATGAGTGTAATATAA
- a CDS encoding sensor domain-containing protein: protein MNKKDSQWFNEKIGKIQSSFSDYINDGKAIRPHNATLKIIAIYIFIGLVWIMLSDRLLSSIVKDIDMLITMQTYKGWLYVFITGIVFYLIIYRRIYLYKISTDTVFKGYEELSSTYEELLAMDEELSQQFNELENTIKLLEKSEQRYNLAVEGANDGIWEWDIESGVYFSSLKWISIFGYTDEEVPRTYDSWLKLVHKEDRESVEKDINDYIVSRLGILENTFRLRCKGGEYRWVLCKGKGIWDEKGNPVKLAGSHTDITDYVELQDSFYKKEELYRNIVNGAAVFILGVDKDEKVIEFSPYAEKLTGYNKEEVMGANWSDLFIPYESKKYTKSVITRILNGEKLINQENKIITKDGRIRDILWNNSTIHDRHGNVIGAIGVGADITDYKSMEKELYNLAYYDQLTGLPNRQNFEIMLNERIDIAKDTGEKFALLYLDLDDFKRINDIYGHSYGDVLLKKVASALKTIVENENLARLSGDEFAIIITNVMDTDDLFGNISNIMELVNKAWNVEGNEFYITSSVGITIYPDHGTDLQTLLKNADTAMYEAKENSKNCYAMYTSKMHDKTLKALSMEKDLRNALLKDEFIVYYQPIIDFITGEIVGLEALIRWMHPEMGLISPVEFIPFAEKTGLVVEIGEEVIVKVYKQLRKWYELGIYNMKVSINLSAIQIKQHNFINRIIDLTEEMGINGENIIFEITENIGIYDLKHTINVLKMLKSMNIKIALDDFGTGYSSLSYLQKLPIDIIKIDREFIKNITKDSNEQFIAKLIISIAHSMSCVVTAEGIETLEQYNKLKSYGCDFAQGYLLSKPLPVEEIESMLILKKIFDY from the coding sequence ATGAACAAAAAAGATAGTCAATGGTTCAATGAAAAAATAGGAAAAATTCAATCTTCTTTCTCGGATTATATAAATGATGGTAAAGCAATTAGACCGCACAATGCAACTTTAAAAATAATAGCAATATATATATTTATAGGTTTAGTATGGATAATGTTATCAGACCGCTTATTATCTTCTATTGTAAAAGATATTGACATGTTAATCACTATGCAAACATACAAAGGTTGGCTTTATGTATTTATTACTGGGATAGTTTTTTATTTAATTATATATAGAAGAATTTATTTATATAAAATATCGACAGATACAGTTTTTAAAGGTTATGAAGAATTGAGTTCAACCTATGAAGAATTATTAGCTATGGATGAAGAACTAAGTCAACAGTTTAATGAACTAGAGAACACAATAAAATTGTTAGAAAAGAGTGAACAGCGTTATAATTTAGCAGTAGAAGGAGCAAATGATGGTATTTGGGAATGGGATATTGAAAGTGGCGTATATTTCTCTTCATTAAAATGGATAAGTATATTTGGATATACTGATGAAGAAGTTCCTAGAACTTACGATTCATGGTTAAAGCTAGTTCACAAGGAAGATAGGGAGAGTGTAGAAAAGGACATAAATGATTATATAGTATCAAGATTAGGAATTTTAGAAAATACATTTAGACTGAGATGTAAAGGTGGAGAATACCGTTGGGTATTATGTAAAGGAAAAGGCATTTGGGACGAAAAAGGAAATCCCGTAAAACTTGCAGGTTCACATACAGATATTACTGATTATGTTGAACTACAAGATAGTTTTTATAAAAAGGAAGAACTATATAGAAATATAGTGAATGGAGCGGCTGTATTTATTTTAGGTGTTGATAAGGATGAAAAAGTCATTGAATTTAGTCCCTACGCAGAAAAATTAACTGGTTACAATAAAGAAGAAGTTATGGGTGCAAATTGGTCTGATTTATTCATACCCTACGAAAGTAAAAAATATACCAAATCAGTCATCACAAGAATATTAAATGGTGAAAAACTTATAAATCAAGAAAATAAAATTATTACAAAGGATGGTAGAATAAGAGATATTTTATGGAATAACAGTACTATCCACGATAGGCATGGTAATGTAATAGGGGCAATTGGAGTTGGAGCTGATATAACTGATTATAAAAGCATGGAAAAGGAGCTTTATAATTTAGCCTATTATGATCAGTTAACTGGATTACCAAATCGACAAAATTTTGAGATTATGTTAAATGAACGAATTGATATAGCAAAGGATACGGGGGAAAAGTTTGCATTACTATACCTAGACTTAGATGATTTCAAGAGAATAAATGATATATATGGACATTCATATGGAGATGTTTTATTAAAAAAAGTTGCAAGTGCACTCAAGACAATTGTTGAAAACGAAAACTTAGCTCGATTAAGTGGCGATGAATTTGCAATAATAATAACAAATGTCATGGATACTGATGATTTGTTTGGCAATATTTCTAATATAATGGAGTTAGTAAATAAAGCCTGGAATGTTGAAGGAAATGAATTCTATATTACAAGTAGCGTAGGAATAACTATTTATCCAGACCATGGTACAGATTTACAAACTTTACTTAAAAACGCTGATACTGCAATGTATGAAGCAAAGGAAAATTCAAAAAATTGTTATGCTATGTATACTTCAAAAATGCATGATAAGACGCTTAAAGCTTTATCGATGGAGAAAGATTTAAGAAATGCCTTATTAAAGGATGAGTTTATAGTTTATTACCAACCAATTATAGATTTTATTACTGGAGAAATAGTTGGGTTAGAAGCGTTGATAAGGTGGATGCATCCAGAAATGGGGCTGATTTCACCAGTGGAATTTATACCTTTTGCAGAAAAAACTGGGTTAGTTGTTGAAATAGGAGAAGAAGTAATAGTAAAAGTATATAAGCAACTAAGGAAATGGTACGAATTAGGCATATATAATATGAAAGTTTCAATTAATTTATCTGCAATACAAATAAAACAACATAACTTCATAAATAGAATAATTGATTTGACAGAGGAAATGGGCATAAATGGTGAAAACATCATCTTTGAAATTACTGAAAATATTGGGATTTACGACTTAAAACATACTATAAATGTTTTAAAGATGTTAAAGAGTATGAATATAAAAATTGCATTAGATGATTTTGGGACAGGTTATTCTTCATTAAGTTATCTTCAGAAATTACCTATTGATATTATTAAAATTGATAGAGAATTTATTAAAAATATTACAAAGGACTCAAATGAACAATTTATTGCTAAATTAATTATTAGCATTGCACACAGTATGAGTTGTGTTGTTACTGCTGAAGGTATAGAAACATTAGAGCAATATAATAAACTAAAAAGCTATGGATGTGATTTTGCTCAAGGATATTTACTTAGTAAGCCGCTTCCTGTAGAAGAAATTGAATCAATGTTAATATTAAAAAAAATATTTGACTATTAA